From the Irregularibacter muris genome, the window CATCCAGTGACTATTTTTATTCTCTTTGCACTTTTGGTTATTGTAATTTCAGAAATTTCCTACAGAGCAGGAGTAAAGGTAAGTTTTTATGATGCTAAATCCAAAAGTGAACAAACCCTATCTGCAATATCTTTGATGAATGCTGAAGGTTTAAGATATATGATTAATACTGCGGTCTCAAATTTTACTAGTTTTGCACCACTGGGTACAGTATTGGTAGCTATGCTTGGGGTAGGAGTGGCGGAAGGAACGGGACTGATTAATGCTGCATTAAAAAGATTGGTACTCAGTACACCTAAAGGATTGATTACAGCAGTGGTAGTTTTTGCTGGGGTAATGTCCAATATCGCATCTGATGCAGGTTATGTGGTACTGGTTCCCCTAGGAGCCCTTGTGTTTTTAGGCTTTAAAAGGCATCCCATAGCTGGTTTAGCTGCTGCCTTTGCAGGAGTTTCAGGAGGATTTTCAGCCAATTTATTATTAGGAACATTAGATCCTATGTTGGCTGGAATAACAAATGAAGCCTTAAATGCTGGGGGAATAGATGCTACAATTTTACCCACTGCTAATTTTTACTTTTTATTTGTATCAACTTTCCTCATCACCATTTTAGGGACTTTGGTTACTGAAAAGATTGTAGAGCCAAGATTAGGAGAATATCGAGGGATAGACCCTAATGAATCCATGGAAGTTACTAAAGAGGAAAAAAGAGGGCTGGTAGCAGCAGGTATTTCTCTCTTACTATTTATTGCTCTATTGTTATTTTTAACCCTTCCTCAAAATGCCATATTAAAGGTGGAAGGAAATCTAGATGCCTTTATTCATGATGGGTTAGTTCCCATGATTATGCTATTTTTCCTCATTCCTGGTTTAGTTTATGGCGTGGTTTCAGGAAGCATCAAAAACGACAAAGATGTGGTACAGGCAATGTCAAAATCTATGGCCACTATGGGAGGGTATTTGGTACTATCCTTCTTTGCTGCTCAGTTTATTCAATATTTCTCCTATACCAATTTAGGAACAGTATTGGCAGTAAGTGGGGCAGAGTTTCTAAAGGGGATAGGCTTTACAGGGTTCCCACTGGTTATTGCCTTCATTCTTGTAGCCGCCTTTATCAATCTATTTATAGGATCAGCCTCTGCTAAATGGGGCATTATGGCACCGGTTTTTGTTCCTATGTTATATCAATTAGGTTTTACACCAGAATTTACTCAGTTGGCCTATCGTATAGGGGATTCTACAACAAATATTATATCTCCTTTGATGTCCTACTTTGCAGTTATTGTGGTATTTGCCCAAAAATATGATGAAGATTCTGGTATAGGCACACTGATTTCTACCATGTTACCTTACTCATTAATATTTTTAGTGGGTTGGATATTCTTGCTGGCCCTTTGGTATGTACTAGGTTTCCCCATAGGACCCAATGCCTTTATCAATCTATAAAAGTTCAAAAATTATTTTAAGCACCCTAGAATACTAGGGTGCCTTGTTTTATTCCATAGAAAAATTCTGCTTTCCTATGGAATAAAACAAGAGAGCTGTGGAGGGGAATTGCCCCTACCGTATTAGGAAACCGCACTAGAATCCTGTCTTTTGTCATAAGGGTGGAAAACCTAGACTTGCTAGAGGAGGCAGCATTGCTGCTTCTTTTACTTTTTGTGTGATAAATATTATAATAAGAAGAATACTAAGAAGGAAAATTATGAACAAGGAGGAAGAATATGATAAATGAAGAAAGAATTGTACAAGAGTTTATGAAATATGTGCAAATTGATAGCCCAACAAAAAAAGAAAAGCAATTTGCAGATTTTATTACTAAGGAATTAAGATCCCTGGGACTTGAGGTTTACATAGATAATGTAGGAGAAAAGTGTGGCAGTGATAGCGGCAATGTCATTGCAAAACTGACTGGCAATAAGGATGTAGAGCCTATATTATTTAGTTGCCACATGGATACCGTTTCCCCTGGTGAGGGTATAAAGCCTGTGTGTAGAGATGGAGTTATTTATTCTGATGGTACCACCATACTAGGTGCTGATGATAAGGCAGGGATAGCGGCAATAGTAGAAGCATTAAAAACCATAAAAGAGAATAATATAGATCATGGCCCCATTGAAATCCTGTTGAGCATAAGTGAAGAAGGAGGACTTTACGGAGCAAAGTACTTAGATTATAGTCAAATTCAATCAAAAAGAGCCATTGTACTCGATAGTGGAGGATCTCCAGGAGAGATTATTGTCCAAGGCCCTGCCCAGGATCAATTTGAGGTGAAAATCATAGGAAAGCCTGCCCATGCAGGAGTGTCCCCAGAGGAGGGGATAAGTGCTATTCATGTAGCCGCCCATGCGATTAGCAAAATGAACTTGCTAAGAATAGATGAGGATACCACGGCCAATATTGGTACCATCCAAGGGGGAATAGCTACCAACGTTGTAGCTCCTGAGGTGATCCTTCAGGCAGAGGCCAGAAGTTTAAATGATGAAAAATTAGACAGACAAACTGACCATATGGTGAAGTGCTTTGAAGAGACGGCCAAAGAATTTGGTGCAAAGGCAGAAATCAAAAGAGAAAGACAGTATGGGGCTTTTAAAGTAGAAGAAAATGATGAAATTGTAACTCTTGTAAAGAAAGCCTGTGAGAATTTAAAGATCAAACCCCACACTGCAAAAACAGGGGGTGGCAGTGACACCAATGTGATTAATACCAAGGGAATAAAGGCTGTAAATCTAGGTACAGGGGAAAGAAAACCCCATACCCTAGAGGAATATATCAGTATAGAGGATTTAGTGAATATCTCTAAGTTGGTGTTGGAGATTATCAAGGAAGCTTAAAAACTGGGATAAGGGATAGGAGGGATGAGATCTCTTATCCCAAAATACATAATATAAGGCAATAAATATCAAAGATAGGAGTGAACAAATTGAAAGAAGAATTATTAAAAAAATATGCCCGCTTGCTAGTGAAAAAGGGGCTAAATCTCCAAAAGGATCAAATTCTTGTTATTGGCTCCCCAGTAGAATGTGCTGATTTTACAAGAGTAGTAGCAGAGATTGCCTATAAAGAGGGCGCCCACGATGTCGTAATCAATTGGAATGATGAAAAGTTTTCTAAGGTAAAATATTTACATGCTCCTGAAAAGGTATTTGAAGAATTTCCCCAATGGAGAAAGGATATGTTCTTGGACTATTCTAGACAGGGTGCCGCTTTTTTAAGCATTGCCGCCTCTGATCCAGAGCTAATGAAGGATGTAGATCCCCAAAGAATGGCCACAGCAAGTAAAACAGCTAGTATAGCTTTAAAAGAGCATCAGGAAAATCTCATGGCCAATAAAAACACTTGGTGTGTAGCCTCTATCCCCACTAAGTCTTGGGCAGAAAAAGTTTTCCCAGAATTAAAGGGAGAAGAAGCGATAGAAAAACTATGGGACACCATATTTAAAACTGTACGAGTGGACAAAGAAGATCCAGTAGCCGCTTGGGAAGAACATCTTGCTAGCCTAAAAAGACATATGGAGATTTTAAATAAGCACAACTTTAAGACTCTTCATTACAAAAACTCTTTAGGTACAGATTTGACCATTGAACTACCTGAAAATCATTTATGGTTAGGAGGGTCAGAATTTACGCCCAAGGGAGTAGAATTTATCGCCAACATGCCTACCGAGGAAGTATTTACATTGCCTAAAAAGACAGGCGTAAATGGAAAGGTAGTTAGTTCCAAGCCTCTAAATTATAATGGAAATTTAATCGAGAACTTTACCTTAACTTTTAAAGATGGAAAAATCGTAGAATTTGATGCCCAAGAGGGCTATGAAACCTTAAAGACCCTAATAGAAACCGACCAAGGCTCCCATTATCTTGGGGAAGTCGCCCTAGTACCCTATGATTCTCCTATTTCTAATTCTAACATCTTATTTTATAATACCCTATTTGACGAGAATGCTTCTTGTCATTTAGCCATTGGAAAAGCCTATCCCGTATGTGTAAAAAATGGGGAAAATATGACTCCAGAGGAATTGGAAAAAGCGGGGGTCAATGACTCCCTAACCCATGAAGACTTTATGGTGGGGACTAAGGACCTTGAAATTATAGGCGTGACCCAGGAGGGGAAAGAAATACAAGTCTTTAAAAATGGAAATTTTGCTTTTTAGAGGATGGAATAAAGGCTAAATGAATGATGAGCGGTAAAAGAAGAACTATGAGTGCTTATTCTTTTCCATAAGAGATTTTCTATATCCCAAGAGACTACTGATGATTTTGATCAGTAGTCTCTTGGGATTTTAATGAGAAGGTTTAAATTTCATATCAATATCATTAAATCCCATTTCTTTTAGCAGGGCTAGGAGAAGTTTTTCGGCTTGTGCATTGGCTTCCAATAAAAATCCTTTTTCCTGTAATTCCTCCTCCATTTTTTTCTTTTCTTTTTCGAGTCTTTCAAAGACCTCTTGAATTTTTATCTTATTGAATAATCCTGACTTTTCATCATAGACCACGACATCTTCTTCGTTGATGACATTATCAGTAAATTGGGCGCTGGGGAGTGTCAAGACAATCTGATTTTCCTGGGATATGCGAATATCTATATTTTTTAGATCCACCCCTGCCTTAATATATCCCTCATAAACAATCAAAAAAGATTTTGTGGTAAAGGGGAGTTCTAATCCCTTTAATTGTTTAGAATCTTCATAGGAGATAATATTTTTATACTGATATTTTAAAGTGGTTAGTTCACCTAGGGATAATATTTTCTTTTCTAGGATTTGGGAATCTACGATCTCCTGGGGAGGACTTTTAAGACTGAAAAAGATAAATAAACCTATAAGGAACAATAGAGAGAGAAGAATGATTCTCTCTTTTCTATATTTTATTTTAAACATTTTAAATCTCCTTCACACGAGAATAGCAGCAAAGCTGCTTCAGCAAAATGGGAAAGCTTGATCTTTTGCCAGCAAGACCAATTTTCTTATTTTAGAATAAAAGATCATATAATAAAGATTATTTCGTTGGATTAGAAATAATTACAAAAGCTTTTATTGATTAAGGGGGTTTTTTGTATCTTTCCAATAAAGAAAGGTGACAGAATATTTATACTATATTGACAATCAAAGACTGAAGCACTATAATAGCTACTAATATTCAAGAGCAAGATACAGTATACACAAGAAAGAATGGAGAGACAGATTATGGCAAGGAAATTAGCACAAAAGGAAGAAATAAAAAAAGGATTGGTGGATGGATTGCCTATCGTTATTGGTTATATCCCTATAGCTATGGCCTTTGGCATATTATCTAAGACGTCCGGTATAGGGTTTTTGGATAGCTTTTTATTTTCAGTCATGGTTTTTGCGGGAGCCAGTCAGTTCATGGCACTGAATTTATTAAATGCAGGAGTGGGCTTAGGAGAAATTATCTTAACCACTCTATTGGTTAATTTTAGACATTTTCTCATGAGTGCTTCTCTAGCGGGGAGAATACCAAAGTGTGGGAAAAAATGGCTCCCCTTATTGGCCTTTGGGATAACCGATGAAGCCTTTTCAGTGATTTCCTTTAAAGAGGGAGAACTTAGTCGAGAATATATACTCACTCTGCAGATGATCTCTTATCTATCATGGGTAGGGGGAACGGTATTGGGGTATCTTCTTGGAGCAGTATTGCCGGAGACCATTCAAGCTAGTATGGGAGTGGGCTTATATGCCATGTTTGTAGCTATTTTAATCCCTGAAGCGAAAAAGTCTAAAAAGATTGCTTTTTTAGCTATTCTTTCAGGTATGGTAAATACCTTGCTTTCCTATTTGGAAATCTTACCTCAAGGATGGAATATTGTTTTATCTATTCTATTGGTTTCCCTTATAGGAGTATATTTATTTGAAAGAAAGGAGGCATCCTATGAGTAATTATTTATTTCTTATTTTAGCTATGGCCTTAGTTACCTATATACCTAGATACTTGCCCCTTGCCATGATATCCAAAAGGGAGTTGCCTCCTAGATTACATGAGTTTTTAAAATATATCCCCTGTACGGCTTTGGGGGCGCTCATTATCCCAGGAGTTTTTACAGCCACCCCCAAAATACCTATGGCTTCCCTAGGAGGAATAGCCTTTGCCTTTATCTATGGTTGGTATAAGGGGGGAATAATCGTATCGGTGTTGGGTTCTATATTGGTAGCCTTTATCCTACTGTCTCTTTGATATAGAAAAAGCTCCCATCAGGGAGCTTTTATCCTCAATAATAGCACTTATTTCTTTTCAAGCATTAGTCTTTGATAAATTACAATAAATTGATCAAGAGTTCTACTCATATTGCAAACTTCTTCTGAGCTTATTTCTCCTTCACAGAGAATATTTTCTAATTTACAGCGGATTGTATCTAATTGATGTTTTAAGGTTATTGCTTTAGCGTTATTCATTCATACTAGCCTCCTAAAAAATAGTAGAGTGGACTAGCTATTATATCTCTAGAATAGTCCAGAATATCATTAGAGCGAAAAGAAGACTTTATTTATTGTGCTTAGGCTTTAAAACAATCGTCTTCAATATTTAAAAAAAGCTTAATATTTTCAATATACATATCCCCTGATCGCTCTCCATATAAAATCATACTTAGGTAAACATCAGAAGTACCTAATTTTTCTGCCAGTACTTTCTGAGACATGTTTAAGTCCGCTAGCCTATTTTTTACTCGTAATCCAAAAGGAGTAAGTTTTCTTTTTCTCATCCCCATTCATCCACCTTTGATAAATATTTATTCTCTTTTATCCGAAATTTATGGTACAATATCAACATTAATAAATGCTTAATAATTAATCTGTACCACTATATTATATCGGATATCAGAGAAAGTCAACCTATTCTTGACAAGATCTCTTTTTTCAGAGAATTCGGAGGTGAACATTTTGGATACCATAGGGAAAAGGATTCGCTATGCTAGAAAAATGAATAAATTGTCTTTAATGAATGTAAAAGAAAAAACCGGAATATCTACAGGAAATTTAAGTGAATTGGAAAATGATAAATTTGCACCATCTGCCCATTCTCTTATTGCCTTTAAAAAATTGTTTAATGTATCTATTGACTGGCTTCTTACTGGTGAACCACCTATAACAACATATATGGATGAGGTGGTTAAAGAAACCTCTCCACCATTGCTATTTAATAATGAAGAGGAATATCTTCTCCAGGCTTATAGAATATTAGATAGGGAAAAGAGACGAGATATACAAGGCTATATCAATGTAGCTACCCAACAAAAACTTTGTCCTCAAGAAAACAACAATAAATAAGATTCAGGTTTTATTTTTAGCTTAAAATGATTAAATTTTAATCATTTGATGGGAATTAAATAAAGAAAAAACATCGGGAGATCAAAGACCCACCTACTATTTTTCTTTTTATATATTATAATAGATCTATGAATAGAGTGAGATTGATTAGGAGGGATTGTACATGGATAGCAATTTGCAATTTGTTAGAAGTAAAAAAGTGGAAAGAACCCTAAAAAACCTTGAAAAAAATAATATGAAGGGGTACTACGTACAGGATGAGAAGGAGGCCTTAGAAAAAATAAGATCTCTTTTAAAGGAAGGGGATGTCGTTTCGGTAGGGGGCTCTGCTACTTTATCTGAAATAGGTGCCCTGGATATCCTAAAAAAGGGAGAGTATGAATATCTAGATAGATATGCACCAGAGTTAACCCCTAAGGAGATCAAAGACATCTATCGCAAAAGCTTTTTTGCCGATGCCTATCTCACCAGCAGTAATGCCATTACAGAACAAGGAGAACTTTATAATGTAGATGGAAGAGGCAATAGGGTAGCTGCTATGATCTACGGTCCAGATAAGGTCATTGTAGTAGCGGGGATAAATAAAATTGTAAAGAATGTAGAGGAAGCTGTTGAAAGAAATAAATCTATTTCTGGTCCCGCCAACAACAAGAGACTAAATAAAACCACCCCTTGTACCAAGACTGGCTATTGTGGAGATTGTCATAGTGCAGATCGGATTTGTAATGAATATGTATTGATTAAAAGACAATTGGAAGCCGATAGAATTCATGTCATTCTTGTCAATCAAGAACTGGGATATTGATGAAAATAAAGCAAATCCATGGGAAAAGAGATGTTGTATTATAAGGATATACAAAAATATAAGTTAATAAAGAGGGGGGAGAATGATGGAGAATAGGAAAAAAATTGCCATGATTTCTATGGATTATAGTGTAAATATCGCTTTAACAGAGCAATTAAATGAAGTTTTCCAAAAAGAAGTGGAAGTTGTTCCTATTCTTTTAGATGAAAAGGAAGTCATTCCCACCGAAGGATTAGACCTTATGGTTTGCACAAGTAGACACCTCGTACAAACCATTAAAGAAAAAATCACCAAGACAATTCCTATTATTCCTGTCAGGAGAACTATTAATCTAAAGAACATTACTGAGGTCATTAGCATCAATACAGGACAAAGGGTATTCTTAGTCAACAATCAACTTTTTACTGCCAAGGAAACCATCCATGAATTGAAAAAAGTAGGCATTGATCATATCAATTTTATCCCCTACTATCCAGGATGCGACGCAGAAATCGTAGATATAGCAGTTACTCCAGGAGGCACTCACCTAGTTCCCCCTGGAGTAAAGAGAATTATTGATATCGGAGTAAGAATTATTGATATATCTTCAATTATCGAAATATTCCTTCAATTAAATCTACCCTTGAAGGATATTCAGATATTATCCGAGAGGTATTCTAAGGAAATGGTCCAGGCAAATCGGTATAATATTGAAACTAATAAAATATTGAAGGCAACCTTTGAGGTAACCAATGATGGGATAGCGGCCTTAGATGTAAGTGGAAATCTCTTCTTTGTGAATGAAAAATTTGCCAAGCTTTTAGGGTATGAACAAACAAAAATGCTTTCAAGAAATATTGTAGAAATTATTTCAAACAAAAAGATAATCGATAGTATATTGAGTTTAGAATATATAGATCATGAGATTGTTGATATAAATAACAAGAAGTTTATGTTAAATAAGACCCTATTGTATCAGGGAAGTATCCTAAAGGGATATGTCCTAGGTCTTCAAGAGATTGTGCATATTCAAAATCTTGAAAAAGAGGTAAGACAGAAGCTATTTAAAAAAGGTTTTGTGGCAAAATATAATTTCAATGATCTAGTAGGAGTAAGTAAAAAATTAATTGAACAAATTAATATTGCTAAAAAAGTGGCTAAAAGCGACCTGACGGTACTCATTCAAGGACAGGATGGTACGGGTAAAGAAATTTTTGCCCAGGCTATTCATAAAAATTCTATGAGGAAAAATGAACCCTTTGTAGCTGTAAACTTTGCAGCTATTTCAGAGAGCTTACTGGAGAGCCAATTATTTGGCTATGAAGAAGGAGCTTTTACGGGAGCCTCTAAGGGAGGAAGAGCAGGTTTATTTGAACAGGCTGACAAGGGGACAATTTTTATTGATGAAATAGGAGATAC encodes:
- a CDS encoding AbgT family transporter gives rise to the protein MKGERQLKKVQTKKKNGLFNRFLNVVETAGNKLPHPVTIFILFALLVIVISEISYRAGVKVSFYDAKSKSEQTLSAISLMNAEGLRYMINTAVSNFTSFAPLGTVLVAMLGVGVAEGTGLINAALKRLVLSTPKGLITAVVVFAGVMSNIASDAGYVVLVPLGALVFLGFKRHPIAGLAAAFAGVSGGFSANLLLGTLDPMLAGITNEALNAGGIDATILPTANFYFLFVSTFLITILGTLVTEKIVEPRLGEYRGIDPNESMEVTKEEKRGLVAAGISLLLFIALLLFLTLPQNAILKVEGNLDAFIHDGLVPMIMLFFLIPGLVYGVVSGSIKNDKDVVQAMSKSMATMGGYLVLSFFAAQFIQYFSYTNLGTVLAVSGAEFLKGIGFTGFPLVIAFILVAAFINLFIGSASAKWGIMAPVFVPMLYQLGFTPEFTQLAYRIGDSTTNIISPLMSYFAVIVVFAQKYDEDSGIGTLISTMLPYSLIFLVGWIFLLALWYVLGFPIGPNAFINL
- a CDS encoding M20/M25/M40 family metallo-hydrolase; the protein is MINEERIVQEFMKYVQIDSPTKKEKQFADFITKELRSLGLEVYIDNVGEKCGSDSGNVIAKLTGNKDVEPILFSCHMDTVSPGEGIKPVCRDGVIYSDGTTILGADDKAGIAAIVEALKTIKENNIDHGPIEILLSISEEGGLYGAKYLDYSQIQSKRAIVLDSGGSPGEIIVQGPAQDQFEVKIIGKPAHAGVSPEEGISAIHVAAHAISKMNLLRIDEDTTANIGTIQGGIATNVVAPEVILQAEARSLNDEKLDRQTDHMVKCFEETAKEFGAKAEIKRERQYGAFKVEENDEIVTLVKKACENLKIKPHTAKTGGGSDTNVINTKGIKAVNLGTGERKPHTLEEYISIEDLVNISKLVLEIIKEA
- a CDS encoding aminopeptidase gives rise to the protein MKEELLKKYARLLVKKGLNLQKDQILVIGSPVECADFTRVVAEIAYKEGAHDVVINWNDEKFSKVKYLHAPEKVFEEFPQWRKDMFLDYSRQGAAFLSIAASDPELMKDVDPQRMATASKTASIALKEHQENLMANKNTWCVASIPTKSWAEKVFPELKGEEAIEKLWDTIFKTVRVDKEDPVAAWEEHLASLKRHMEILNKHNFKTLHYKNSLGTDLTIELPENHLWLGGSEFTPKGVEFIANMPTEEVFTLPKKTGVNGKVVSSKPLNYNGNLIENFTLTFKDGKIVEFDAQEGYETLKTLIETDQGSHYLGEVALVPYDSPISNSNILFYNTLFDENASCHLAIGKAYPVCVKNGENMTPEELEKAGVNDSLTHEDFMVGTKDLEIIGVTQEGKEIQVFKNGNFAF
- a CDS encoding DUF4230 domain-containing protein, which gives rise to MFKIKYRKERIILLSLLFLIGLFIFFSLKSPPQEIVDSQILEKKILSLGELTTLKYQYKNIISYEDSKQLKGLELPFTTKSFLIVYEGYIKAGVDLKNIDIRISQENQIVLTLPSAQFTDNVINEEDVVVYDEKSGLFNKIKIQEVFERLEKEKKKMEEELQEKGFLLEANAQAEKLLLALLKEMGFNDIDMKFKPSH
- a CDS encoding AzlC family ABC transporter permease, encoding MARKLAQKEEIKKGLVDGLPIVIGYIPIAMAFGILSKTSGIGFLDSFLFSVMVFAGASQFMALNLLNAGVGLGEIILTTLLVNFRHFLMSASLAGRIPKCGKKWLPLLAFGITDEAFSVISFKEGELSREYILTLQMISYLSWVGGTVLGYLLGAVLPETIQASMGVGLYAMFVAILIPEAKKSKKIAFLAILSGMVNTLLSYLEILPQGWNIVLSILLVSLIGVYLFERKEASYE
- a CDS encoding AzlD domain-containing protein, producing the protein MSNYLFLILAMALVTYIPRYLPLAMISKRELPPRLHEFLKYIPCTALGALIIPGVFTATPKIPMASLGGIAFAFIYGWYKGGIIVSVLGSILVAFILLSL
- a CDS encoding Spo0E family sporulation regulatory protein-aspartic acid phosphatase produces the protein MNNAKAITLKHQLDTIRCKLENILCEGEISSEEVCNMSRTLDQFIVIYQRLMLEKK
- a CDS encoding helix-turn-helix domain-containing protein, with protein sequence MRKRKLTPFGLRVKNRLADLNMSQKVLAEKLGTSDVYLSMILYGERSGDMYIENIKLFLNIEDDCFKA
- a CDS encoding helix-turn-helix domain-containing protein, giving the protein MDTIGKRIRYARKMNKLSLMNVKEKTGISTGNLSELENDKFAPSAHSLIAFKKLFNVSIDWLLTGEPPITTYMDEVVKETSPPLLFNNEEEYLLQAYRILDREKRRDIQGYINVATQQKLCPQENNNK
- a CDS encoding lactate utilization protein, with product MDSNLQFVRSKKVERTLKNLEKNNMKGYYVQDEKEALEKIRSLLKEGDVVSVGGSATLSEIGALDILKKGEYEYLDRYAPELTPKEIKDIYRKSFFADAYLTSSNAITEQGELYNVDGRGNRVAAMIYGPDKVIVVAGINKIVKNVEEAVERNKSISGPANNKRLNKTTPCTKTGYCGDCHSADRICNEYVLIKRQLEADRIHVILVNQELGY
- a CDS encoding sigma-54 interaction domain-containing protein, whose amino-acid sequence is MENRKKIAMISMDYSVNIALTEQLNEVFQKEVEVVPILLDEKEVIPTEGLDLMVCTSRHLVQTIKEKITKTIPIIPVRRTINLKNITEVISINTGQRVFLVNNQLFTAKETIHELKKVGIDHINFIPYYPGCDAEIVDIAVTPGGTHLVPPGVKRIIDIGVRIIDISSIIEIFLQLNLPLKDIQILSERYSKEMVQANRYNIETNKILKATFEVTNDGIAALDVSGNLFFVNEKFAKLLGYEQTKMLSRNIVEIISNKKIIDSILSLEYIDHEIVDINNKKFMLNKTLLYQGSILKGYVLGLQEIVHIQNLEKEVRQKLFKKGFVAKYNFNDLVGVSKKLIEQINIAKKVAKSDLTVLIQGQDGTGKEIFAQAIHKNSMRKNEPFVAVNFAAISESLLESQLFGYEEGAFTGASKGGRAGLFEQADKGTIFIDEIGDTSPQIQIRLLRVLQEKEIMRVGGSKIIPIDVRVIAATNKNLLELVEQQKFRKDLYYRLKVLYLNVPTLQERKEDISLLAKYFFKNLGSNKKLTKEVEEIFLKYSWPGNIRELENLIYFIDNIVESEWVSKEDLPGDFIDGIDQYSKGEGSPPGEIDFNLLPLEDMKDYIAVLKVLDNTKELGMKLGRNKISEILKSIRIDLSPQQVRLRLKDLEKIGFVKVRSTKQGSMITEKGRHFLTDWDNKN